The following proteins are encoded in a genomic region of Chiroxiphia lanceolata isolate bChiLan1 chromosome 18, bChiLan1.pri, whole genome shotgun sequence:
- the CFAP73 gene encoding cilia- and flagella-associated protein 73 isoform X1: MQGVARLCRQWWSMGVLPMPRWQMPLPGFSFPSSHAELCAARGRTVPARDAATLMPSTRVLLKRREVAEVEQELQSQREEFQRRMERLAQRREQLARREEELRDVALKFNAFLKAAAARRERRAGQERAWAVAQGAEAARLHRELEGLLQHRERLARRLQSLRCFGDYLRDALASMGQFQDVPAMLAHFGVLAEARAALAQEAEAGQERLAQGRARLQQYQEEMSAGLLSTNNELAQLHTRLEAARQEVLQWESCWAHVQSTATQKTLLLWQIKLAVLNLFQLCTARLRIPMDVALEDTEAQLDMLLLCLRDLTDICAISRHPLRHRGARLSWSQE; encoded by the exons ATGCAGGGGGTGgccaggctctgcaggcagtGGTGGTCCATGGGGGTCCTGCCCATGCCACGATGGCAGATGCCCCTGCCCGggttctcttttccctccagccATGCTGAGCTCTGTGCAGCCCGTGGCAGGACGGTGCCAGCACGGGATGCAGCCACTCTGATGCCCTCCACTCGCGTGCTGCTGAAGAGGCgggaggtggcagaggtggagcaggagctgcagagccagcgGGAG GAGTTTCAGCGGAGGATGGAGCGCCTGGCACAGCGCCGGGAGCAGCTGGCCCggagggaagaggagctgcGGGATGTTGCCCTCAAATTCAACGCCTTCCTGAAG GCTGCGGCGGCGAGGCGGGAGCGGAGGGCGGGCCAGGAGCGGGCATGGGCGGTGGCCCAGGGGGCCGAGGCCGCTCGCCTGCACCGGGAGCTCGAggggctcctgcagcacagggagcgCCTGGCCCGGCGCCTGCAGAGCCTCCGCTGCTTCGGGGACTACCTGCGGGACGCGCTGGCCAGCATGGGGCAG TTCCAGGATGTTCCAGCCATGCTGGCGCATTTTGGGGTGCTGGCGGAGGCAcgggcagccctggcacaggaggCAGAAGCTGGGCAGGAACGGcttgcccagggcagggcacgGCTCCAGCAGTACCAGGAGGAGATGAGCGCTGGGCTCCTGAGCACCAACAATGAGCTGGCCCAGCTCCACACACGCCTGGAGGCCGCCCGCCAAGAAGTGCTCCAGTGG GAGTCCTGCTGGGCCCATGTCCAGAGCACAGCCACCCAGAAgaccctgctgctgtggcagatCAAGCTGGCCGTGCTGAacctcttccagctctgcactgcacGGCTCAGGATCCCCATGGATGTGGCCCTGGAGGACACCGAGGCCCAGTTGGACATG TTGCTGCTCTGCCTGCGGGACCTGACTGACATCTGTGCCATCAGCAGGCACCCACTGCGCCACAGGGGTGCCAGGCTGTCTTGGAGCCAGGAATAG
- the DDX54 gene encoding ATP-dependent RNA helicase DDX54, translated as MAPPRSRRQPRGAPACPQVPAPALPAFPTAAEEDDGADAELDTQAMVRAQNQKKKKSGGFQSMGLSYPVFKGIMKKGYKVPTPIQRKTIPAILRGRDVVAMARTGSGKTACFLIPMFERLKAPSQAGARALILSPTRELALQTLKFTKELGKFTGLKTALILGGDKMEDQFAALHENPDIIIATPGRLVHVAVEMKLKLHTVEYVVFDEADRLFEMGFAEQLHEIIARLPDCHQTVLFSATLPKLLVEFARAGLTEPMLIRLDVESKLSEQLKLAFFHVRGDDKPAVLLHLLRSVVKPQDQTVVFVATKHHTEYLKELLTAQGIRCTHIYSSLDQTARKINIAKFSQGKCPVLLVTDVAARGLDIPMLDNVINFSFPAKAKLFLHRVGRVARAGRSGTAYSLVAPDEMPYVFDLHLFLGRPLVLAGAQEMPADAGGVLGRVPQSLVDDEECLLLTDHEGSLELRSLRRVADNAQKQYLRSRPGPSPESIKRAKDLDVSQLGMHPLFSTRFEDTELERLKFVDSIKTYKSKATIFEINATSRTPASTVMRSKRRHDSALIEKFQRGQQEKRAAALKGQCPTPPGPQDGEGEGEQEDLQDVFSDVVGQKRKRGRGGEDGPRKKPQQPAQQVEDFYIPYRPKDFESERGLSVGGEGSAFEQQAAGAVLDLMGDENHNLNRSKQLLKWDRKKKRFVGQTGQEDKKKVRTESGRYISSSYKNNLYEKWKQKYKVDERDEDDEGQHSREQFRGKHRRGHGPTQPPAQGRVRSELKNKQQILKQRKKAAKQRFLQSGGLKRLKARNRQRVQELRQMAFGRRAGTTKKGKLRKRM; from the exons ATGGCGCCGCCGCGCAGCCGCCGCCAGCCCCGGGGAGCGCCG GCGTGTCCCCAGGTCCCCGCGCCCGCCCTGCCCGCCTTCCCCACCGCTGCCGAGGAGGACGATGGCGCTGACGCCGAGCTGGACACCCAGGCCATGGTTCGGGCCCAGAaccagaagaagaagaaatctgGGGGCTTCCAGTCCATGG GCCTCAGCTACCCCGTCTTCAAGGGCATCATGAAGAAGGGCTACAAGGTGCCCACCCCCATCCAGAGGAAG ACCATCCCCGCCATCCTGCGCGGCCGGGACGTGGTGGCGATGGCACGGACGGGCAGCGGGAAGACGGCCTGTTTCCTCATCCCCATGTTCGAGCGGCTCAAGGCGCCCAGCCAGGCCGGGGCACGTGCCCTCATCCTCTCGCCCACCCGGGAGCTGGCCCTGCAGACCCTCAAGTTCACCAAGGAG CTGGGCAAGTTCACGGGCTTGAAGACAGCCTTGATCCTGGGAGGAGACAA GATGGAGGACCAGTTTGCTGCCCTGCACGAGAACCCAGACAT AATCATCGCCACCCCCGGGCGCCTGGTGCACGTGGCAGTGGAGATGAAGCTGAAGCTGCACACCGTGGAGTACGTGGTGTTCGACGAGGCCGACAG gctCTTCGAGATGGGctttgctgagcagctccacGAGATCATTGCTCGGCTCCCAGACTGCCACCAGACCGTCCTCTTCTCCGCCACACTGCCCAAGCTGCTCGTCGAGTTCGCCCGGGCCG GCCTCACCGAGCCGATGCTGATCCGCCTGGATGTGGAGTCCAAGCTGAGCGAGCAGCTCAAG CTGGCGTTCTTCCACGTGCGCGGGGACGACAAACCGGCCGTGCTGCTCCACCTGCTCCGCAGTGTGGTGAAGCCCCAGGACCAGACTGTCGTCTTCGTGGCCACCAAGCACCACACAGAGTATCTGAAGGAG ctgctgaCAGCGCAGGGCATCCGCTGCACCCACATCTACAGCTCTCTGGACCAGACCGCCCGCAAGATCAACATCGCCAAGTTCTCCCAGGGCAagtgcccagtgctgctggtcACCGACGTGGCCGCCCGCGGGCTGGACATCCCCATGCTGGACAACGTCATCAACTTCAGCTTCCCCGCCAAGGCCAAGCTGTTCCTGCATCGTGTCG GTCGCGTGGCCCGAGCTGGCCGGAGTGGCACTGCCTACTCACTGGTGGCTCCTGATGAGATGCCCTATGTCTTCGACCTGCACCTCTTCCTGGGACGCCCGCTCGTCCTCGCCGGAGCCCAGGAGATGCCCGCTG aCGCTGGTGGGGTCCTGGGCCGTGTCCCCCAGAGCCTGGTGGATGATGAGGAGTGCCTGCTGCTGACAGACCACGAGGGCTCGCTGGAGCTGCGCAGCCTGCGCCGCGTCGCCGACAATGCCCAGAAGCAGTACCTGCGCTCCCGGCCTGGCCCCTCGCCCGAGTCCATCAAGAGGGCCAAGGACCTGGATGTGTCCCAGCTGGGCATGCACCCGCTCTTCA GCACTCGCTTCGAAGACACTGAGCTGGAGAGGCTGAAGTTCGTGGACAGCATTAAAACCTACAAGTCCAAGGCG ACCATCTTCGAGATCAATGCCACGTCCCGGACGCCGGCCAGCACCGTCATGAGGTCCAAGCGGCGCCACGACAGTGCCCTGATCGAGAAGTtccagcgtgggcagcaggagaagcgGGCAGCAGCACTCAAAGGGCAGTGCCCCACCCCGCCTGGGCCccaggatggggaaggagaaggagagcagGAAGACCTCCAG GATGTGTTCTCCGATGTGGTGGGCCAGAAGCGAAAGCGGGGCCGAGGGGGAGAAGATGGTCCCAGGAAAAAGccacagcagccagcacagcaggttGAGGACTTCTACATCCCCTACCGGCCTAAGGATTTTGAGAGCGAGCGAGG GCTGAGTGTGGGCGGCGAGGGCAGCGCCTTtgagcagcaggcagctggggCCGTCCTGGACCTCATGGGCGACGAGAACCACAACCTCAACAGGAGCAAGCAGCTGCTCAAGTG GGACCGCAAGAAGAAGCGGTTTGTGGGGCAGACGGGCCAGGAGGACAAGAAGAAGGTGCGGACGGAGAGTGGGCGCTACATCAGCAGCTCCTACAAGAACAACCT CTATGAGAAGTGGAAGCAGAAGTACAAGGTTGATGAGCGGGATGAGGATGACGAaggccagcacagcagggagcagtTCAGAGGGAAGCACAGGCGTGGGCACG GGCCCACACAACCCCCGGCCCAGGGCAGGGTGCGCTCAGAGCTGAAGAACAAGCAGCAGATCCTGAAGCAGCGCAAGAAGGCGGCCAAGCAGCGGTTCCTGCAGAGCGGGGGCCTGAAGCGCCTCAAGGCCAGGAACCGGCAGCGGGTGCAGGAGCTGCGGCAAATGGCTTTCGGGCGCCGGGCGGGCACCACCAAGAAGGgcaagctgaggaagaggatgTAG
- the RITA1 gene encoding RBPJ-interacting and tubulin-associated protein 1 — MRAGGARVPRGRRRARASFVDESLFGRPAGARPPPPAFAPPWAAPPAPAAGGSRPRSQCRSRSHAPSFCDESLFGAKPQGAAWAAPWMRKQDIAKLHTLLWSPPPAPRNQPGLSPRSRGTPLRAVHPPASAPPATAGSEPGHRGKSAGWKCPESNACSEGWGPPVRGRSQSVSRLSAPLERLHLASDNLGTEKWKNQSAPTTPASSGGPLMRGRSKSLSGPPVARNGKAAGGCKARPPWK; from the exons atgcgggcggggggagcg cgggtcccccggggccgccgccgggCACGGGCCTCCTTCGTGGACGAGTCGCTGTTCGGGCGCCCCGCGGGggcccgccccccgccgcccgcctTCGCACCGCCCTGGGCGGCTCCCCCGGCTCCCGCTGCCGGCGGCTCCCGGCCGAGGAGTCAGTGCAG GTCCCGAAGCCACGCTCCGTCCTTCTGCGACGAGTCCCTGTTCGGTGCCAAGCCCCAGGGTGCCGCTTGGGCAGCTCCGTGGATGAGAAAACAAGACATAGCCAAGCTCCATACGCTGCTCTGgagccccccgcccgcccctcgAAACCAGCCCGGCCTTTCCCCCCGCTCCAGGGGGACACCCCTGAGAGCCGTGCaccctccagcctctgcccctcCGGCCACAGCAGGCTCAGAGCCCGGCCACAGGGGCAAATCCGCTGGCTGGAAGTGTCCCGAGAGCAATGCTTGCTCCGAAGGCTGGGGGCCTCCTGTCAGAGGACGTTCCCAGTCTGTCAGCCGGCTCAGCGCCCCCTTGGAAAGGCTTCACCTGGCTTCAGACAACCTCGGGacagaaaagtggaaaaaccAGAGTGCTCCTACAACCCCTGCCTCCTCCGGAGGCCCTCTGATGAGGGGCAGGTCCAAAAGCTTGTCCGGACCTCCTGTGGCCAGGAATGGCAAGGCAGCAGGTGGCTGCAAGGCCAGACCACCCTGGAAGTGA
- the CFAP73 gene encoding cilia- and flagella-associated protein 73 isoform X2: protein MDSEDLEEQDLEEHLRAAFQDKLRLLLHAELCAARGRTVPARDAATLMPSTRVLLKRREVAEVEQELQSQREEFQRRMERLAQRREQLARREEELRDVALKFNAFLKAAAARRERRAGQERAWAVAQGAEAARLHRELEGLLQHRERLARRLQSLRCFGDYLRDALASMGQFQDVPAMLAHFGVLAEARAALAQEAEAGQERLAQGRARLQQYQEEMSAGLLSTNNELAQLHTRLEAARQEVLQWESCWAHVQSTATQKTLLLWQIKLAVLNLFQLCTARLRIPMDVALEDTEAQLDMLLLCLRDLTDICAISRHPLRHRGARLSWSQE, encoded by the exons ATGGACTCGGAGGACCTGGAGGAGCAGGACCTGGAGGAGCATTTGCGTGCGGCTTTCCAGGACAAGCTACGGCTGCTGCT ccATGCTGAGCTCTGTGCAGCCCGTGGCAGGACGGTGCCAGCACGGGATGCAGCCACTCTGATGCCCTCCACTCGCGTGCTGCTGAAGAGGCgggaggtggcagaggtggagcaggagctgcagagccagcgGGAG GAGTTTCAGCGGAGGATGGAGCGCCTGGCACAGCGCCGGGAGCAGCTGGCCCggagggaagaggagctgcGGGATGTTGCCCTCAAATTCAACGCCTTCCTGAAG GCTGCGGCGGCGAGGCGGGAGCGGAGGGCGGGCCAGGAGCGGGCATGGGCGGTGGCCCAGGGGGCCGAGGCCGCTCGCCTGCACCGGGAGCTCGAggggctcctgcagcacagggagcgCCTGGCCCGGCGCCTGCAGAGCCTCCGCTGCTTCGGGGACTACCTGCGGGACGCGCTGGCCAGCATGGGGCAG TTCCAGGATGTTCCAGCCATGCTGGCGCATTTTGGGGTGCTGGCGGAGGCAcgggcagccctggcacaggaggCAGAAGCTGGGCAGGAACGGcttgcccagggcagggcacgGCTCCAGCAGTACCAGGAGGAGATGAGCGCTGGGCTCCTGAGCACCAACAATGAGCTGGCCCAGCTCCACACACGCCTGGAGGCCGCCCGCCAAGAAGTGCTCCAGTGG GAGTCCTGCTGGGCCCATGTCCAGAGCACAGCCACCCAGAAgaccctgctgctgtggcagatCAAGCTGGCCGTGCTGAacctcttccagctctgcactgcacGGCTCAGGATCCCCATGGATGTGGCCCTGGAGGACACCGAGGCCCAGTTGGACATG TTGCTGCTCTGCCTGCGGGACCTGACTGACATCTGTGCCATCAGCAGGCACCCACTGCGCCACAGGGGTGCCAGGCTGTCTTGGAGCCAGGAATAG
- the CFAP73 gene encoding cilia- and flagella-associated protein 73 isoform X3, translated as MQGVARLCRQWWSMGVLPMPRWQMPLPGFSFPSSHAELCAARGRTVPARDAATLMPSTRVLLKRREVAEVEQELQSQREEFQRRMERLAQRREQLARREEELRDVALKFNAFLKAAAARRERRAGQERAWAVAQGAEAARLHRELEGLLQHRERLARRLQSLRCFGDYLRDALASMGQFQDVPAMLAHFGVLAEARAALAQEAEAGQERLAQGRARLQQYQEEMSAGLLSTNNELAQLHTRLEAARQEVLQWLCTARLRIPMDVALEDTEAQLDMLLLCLRDLTDICAISRHPLRHRGARLSWSQE; from the exons ATGCAGGGGGTGgccaggctctgcaggcagtGGTGGTCCATGGGGGTCCTGCCCATGCCACGATGGCAGATGCCCCTGCCCGggttctcttttccctccagccATGCTGAGCTCTGTGCAGCCCGTGGCAGGACGGTGCCAGCACGGGATGCAGCCACTCTGATGCCCTCCACTCGCGTGCTGCTGAAGAGGCgggaggtggcagaggtggagcaggagctgcagagccagcgGGAG GAGTTTCAGCGGAGGATGGAGCGCCTGGCACAGCGCCGGGAGCAGCTGGCCCggagggaagaggagctgcGGGATGTTGCCCTCAAATTCAACGCCTTCCTGAAG GCTGCGGCGGCGAGGCGGGAGCGGAGGGCGGGCCAGGAGCGGGCATGGGCGGTGGCCCAGGGGGCCGAGGCCGCTCGCCTGCACCGGGAGCTCGAggggctcctgcagcacagggagcgCCTGGCCCGGCGCCTGCAGAGCCTCCGCTGCTTCGGGGACTACCTGCGGGACGCGCTGGCCAGCATGGGGCAG TTCCAGGATGTTCCAGCCATGCTGGCGCATTTTGGGGTGCTGGCGGAGGCAcgggcagccctggcacaggaggCAGAAGCTGGGCAGGAACGGcttgcccagggcagggcacgGCTCCAGCAGTACCAGGAGGAGATGAGCGCTGGGCTCCTGAGCACCAACAATGAGCTGGCCCAGCTCCACACACGCCTGGAGGCCGCCCGCCAAGAAGTGCTCCAGTGG ctctgcactgcacGGCTCAGGATCCCCATGGATGTGGCCCTGGAGGACACCGAGGCCCAGTTGGACATG TTGCTGCTCTGCCTGCGGGACCTGACTGACATCTGTGCCATCAGCAGGCACCCACTGCGCCACAGGGGTGCCAGGCTGTCTTGGAGCCAGGAATAG